CCATTTTTCCTCTTGCAATGCTTCTTCCGCATTTTCTATTTTTTCCTTGCTTTCAAAAAACAAGGTGGCCACCAAATCCACTATGACACCAGCACATTCCCCAATTCCGATTTCCTTTTTATACTTTTCCGAATTTCCCCAATCGATAAAATCCTCAGGAGTTAAATTGTCAACATTCGAAAGGTGTTTCAAAAAATCATAAAAATAGTGCTCGCCCTTAGTAGCATAGTAATCCTCAAATTTCCGGCCATTGCCATGTGAGTCAAAATCATTCAGAATCAACCGTAGGGCCTCGGGTCCACGTTTACTCGGGATTTTAACCACTTTATCTGCAAAGGTTCCTTTTCCATTGCCATGGTTTCCACCGCCCAATAGCACTTGTAGTGCAGGGGCCACTAATTTATCCTTGGTACGGACACTCATCCCTTGAAACCCAATATGAGCCATATTATGCTGTCCACAGGCATTCATACAACCACTGATCTTAATGACCACATCTGGATTATTGACATATTGGGGATATTCTTCCCTGATGACCTCTTCCAGTTTTTCTGCAATTCCCGTACTACTTGCAATTCCCAAATTGCAGGTGTCGGTACCTGGGCAGGCCGTAATGTCCAATGCTTTATTGTAACCGATTTCGGCAAACCCCAATTTCTTAAGTTCTTGATAGAAAAAAGGAAGCAATTCTTCCTTCACATAAGGAATCAAGATATTTTGTCGTAACGACAAACGGATTTCACCAGCCGCATACTTCTGCACCAATTGGGCAAGTAATCGCGCTTTATCCGTATAAAAATCCCCAAGGAGTACCTTGATACCAACGGCAACATATCCCTCTTGCCTTTGAGGAACGATGTTCGTTGTCTTCCATTGTTCAAAGGTCTCCCAATCTTCTATGGCAATCTGTGGAAGTTCTATTTCAGCTATAGTGACCTTGGGATAATTCTCAAAATCTATGGGGTAGGACTGAATTGGTATCGCTTTTTGTTCCTGTTGTAGCAACTCCCGAAACCCTTCCAAGCCAATATCCTTTATCAAAAATTTCATTCTGGCCTTGGCGCGACTTTTACGTTCCCCATAGCGATCGAACACACGAATAACCCCTTCCATCATTGGAACGATCTTTTCCGTTGAAAGAAACTCGAACAGCACATCGGCATGTCTGGGTTGCGAACCCAGTCCACCGCCCAGCATTACTTTAAAGCCTCGTTGGCCATCTTTTATTTTTGCTATAAATCCGAGGTCATGCATATAGGACAAACCGGTATCTGCATCCGTCGCCGAAAAGGAAACCTTAAATTTCCTGCCCATCTCTTGACCAATGGGATTTCTAAGGAAATATTCAAAAATTGCCTGTGCATATGGAGAAACATCAAAAGGTTCGTTAGGGTCTATGCCCGCCGTTTCACTTGCGGTAACATTACGGACGGTATTCCCACAGGCCTCACGAAGTGTGACCTGGTCTTTTTCCAATTGTGCCCAGAGCTCAGGCGTCCGTTCCAGGTCCACATAATGGATTTGGATATCCTGACGGGTCGTAATATGTAATCTTCCCGTGGAATATTCATCGGAAACATCGCAAATACGCAACAACTGATTGGAAGTGACCTTGCCATAGGGCAGTTTTATTCGAATCATCTGTACACCCTGCTGACGTTGCCCATAAACCCCTCTGGCCAAACGGAGACTCCGAAACTTCTCCTCATCAACATTGCCTTCCTTAAACTGGCGTATTTTGTGTTCCAGCTCTATGATATCCTTTTCAACAACTGGATTTTCTATTTCTGTCCTAAAACTTTTCATTACCCTACTTATCCTATATTTTTTATAGGTTATTTTGCAGTGCGATTTCAAAATTTGAAATCACCACCACTATTTTAATTTATAAAACCTACACCTGCCGTGGTGTTACTGTGTTCATCAATTAGAATAAATGATCCATTCGATTTATTCGCTATATACGAATCCGAAAAAATGGGTTTACTCAACTTTATTTTCACCTCCCCTATTTCATTTAGTCCCAGGGTGCCATCCGATGCTTTTTTTCCTGAAAAATCCGTAGCAATTACGCTGCCTACTTCGGCAATTTTGGAAAGGACACGGTTGGTATTATGCTGAACAACATACCTTGTTCCGGGACGGAGTTGCTTACTGTCCATCCAACAAACGGTGGCAGTCAGGTCCTTTTCAACCCTTGGCAGTTCATTGCTTTTGACCAACATATCCCCTCGTGCAATATTAATTTCATCTTCAAGGGTAATGGTTACGGAACTTCCGGCTTCTGCTTCCTTATACCCTTTATCATAAAAATAAATCGACTCGATCTTTGAGGTGGTCATGGACGGTAATACGGTTACTTGGTCCCCTACTTTAAGGTTACCCCCTTTTATTTTACCGGCAAAGCCCCTAAAATCATGGAATTCATCGGTTTTTGGACGTATGACGGTCTGTACCGAAAACCGAACCTCTCCTTCTTCGTTCACATCGGTGCTTTCAATACCTCCCAAGTGCTGAAGAATGGTTTCCCCTTGATACCAGGGCATCTCATTGGATTTTGCAACTACATTGTCCCCCTTTAAGGCACTTATGGGGATGTAACTCACGTTTTGCTCAGCATAAGTACTATTGGCGTTCAGTCTTTCAAAGTTTTGTTTGATATCCTCAAAAACTGTTTGGTCGTAACCGACCAGGTCCATTTTATTGACCGCAACTATGACGTCCTTGATCCTCAAAAGATTGTTAATGAAAAAATGACGATAGGTCTGTTCTATTACCCCTTTTCGGGCATCGATCAAAATGATGGCCACTTGCGAGGTTGATGCCCCGGTGACCATATTTCTGGTGTATTCCACATGTCCAGGGGTATCTGCTATAATGTAACTTCTTTCTGCCGTGGAAAAATAGATATGCGCCACATCTATGGTAATGCCCTGTTCACGCTCCGCGACCAAACCATCTGTCGCCAGTGAAAAGTCCAGGTAATCATATCCCTTTTTCCGGCTACTGTTCCTTATGGCCTCAATCTTGTCATCCGTAAGGGAGTGGGTATCATAAAGCAACCGTCCTATTAAGGTGCTTTTACCATCATCCACACTACCGGCTGTCGCTATTTTAAGTACTTCCATCTTGTTGCTGTTGGTTGATCGCTATTGGTTGACCGTTTATCCCAAACGAATCATTACCAATGAACGAACAACTGTTAACTCATTAAAAATATCCTTGTTGTTTCCGTTTTTCCATTGCGGCTTCCGACCGTTTGTCGTCAATTCTGGCCCCTCTTTCCGAAATTTTGGATTCCCGGATTTCCGCCACTACCTTTTCTATGGTATTTGCAGTTGATTCCACTGCTGCCGTGCAACTCATGTCCCCTACCGTTCTAAAACGGACCGTTCGTTCCTGTACTTCTTCATCCTGGGCCCTAAAGACAACCTCATCTTCTGCCGACCATATCAACCCGTCACGAAGGAAGGTGTTTCTTTTATGGGCAAAATAAATGGAAGGAATTTCAATTTGTTCCTGTTCAATGTAGTTCCACACATCCAGTTCTGTCCAATTGCTAATTGGAAAAACCCGCACGTTTTGGCCTATTTCAATCTTACCATTGAGCATATCAAACAATTCCGGGCGTTGGTTTTTTTCATCCCACTGGCCAAAATCGTCACGCACGGAAAAAATGCGTTCCTTTGCCCGGGCCTTTTCTTCATCACGTCGCGCACCTCCGATACAGGCATCAAATTTAAACTCCTCGATGGCATCCAATAGCGTAGTGGTCTGTAAAGTATTTCGGCTTGCGTACTTTCCTGTTTCTTCAATTACCTTGCCCTGATCGATGGAATCCTGAACATGCCTTACGATCAGTTCCACTCCCAATTCCTTTACCAATCGGTCCCGAAATTCGATGGTTTCGGGAAAATTATGCCCTGTATCAATATGCATCAATGGAAAGGGGATCTTAGCCGGCCAAAATGCCTTTTGGGCCAAACGAACCAAGGTAATGGAATCCTTACCACCCGAGAAAAGTAGGACTGGTTTCTCAAATTGCGCTACCACCTCCCTAAAAATGTAAATCGCTTCACTTTCCAGGGCATTTGCCCTAAAGACTTTTGCATCTTTTTGTTCCGTAGTATCGATTTCTTTTACTAATGTTTCCAAAGTTTTCTTTTTGATTAGGTATGTAACCCGCACTCCCGGTTTTCCAAAACCTTGGTGGGATCAAAGTATTTATGTTCGTTTGGCAATTGGTACTCGGATAGATATCCATCCAATTGCGTATCACTCCAATAGAAAAATGGGCTTACTTTTAGGACGCCATCGCTACCCAAACTCAAAATATCCAGGGAATCACGGTGCGCCGTTTGTCCTTTCCTTAAATTGGTAAACCAAACATCGGGGCTATGCTCCGCCATAGCCCTTTTAAAGGGTTCCAACTTTACCTGCTCCGTAAATGTTTTGTGCAGTGGGTCATCGATTTCGGGAATTCCCATAACCGCATTTCTATGGGCAACCGTTTGTTGTGGCACGTACAATTCAATGTTCAGGCCCAGCCTTGAGATCAGCTCCTCTGCATGCCTGTAGGTCTGCGGTGTATTATAGCCAGTATCACACCAAATCACGGGAATGTTGGGGTCCACATCGGTAACCGCATGTAAAATGGCCACTTCATAGGGACGAAAATTGGTAGTCACCACGGGCTTGGTTCCGTGTTGAATGGCCCAGGCAATGATTTCCTGTGGCGGAATTCCCTTTAACTGGGCGTTCCATTTTGGCAATTGATCTTCTGACATAACCTTATTATTTACCCCAACTTATCGTATTCCAAATTCGTTCGTGAAAAAAGTAAAGCACCATTTTGGTAACCAATTCCACCACTCCAATGGAGAAGGCCAAGGTTAACGTACCTGTAATGACCCAAGAAATAATAATGGTGTCCAAGGTGCCTATAGCTCTCCAGCTAATGGATTTTACAATACTGCGCTTTGGACTTTCGGAGTTCTTGTCCTTTTTAAAGGAAGCTTTCTCTTTTTTGTTTGAAATTATAAGTTGGTCTGCTATCATTTTATTATCCTATAGATTTAGTAGGAAATACAAACATAGCCCTTTTCCCAATCCGATTCGTTAAATAGAAGATAAATTTTTAATCTACCCTATAGTTTTTATAGATTATTAGTCAAACAATGAAAATATTTGAATATTGACAACGATTGTTACGATTTAGTAGGAATTAAATCGGCCAATGTTGTATTTCGGTATACTTCGAGATTGGCATCCCGGACCTTAAGCATTAAATCATGGACGGAGCAC
The sequence above is a segment of the Muricauda sp. SCSIO 64092 genome. Coding sequences within it:
- a CDS encoding phosphoadenosine phosphosulfate reductase family protein, which produces MSEDQLPKWNAQLKGIPPQEIIAWAIQHGTKPVVTTNFRPYEVAILHAVTDVDPNIPVIWCDTGYNTPQTYRHAEELISRLGLNIELYVPQQTVAHRNAVMGIPEIDDPLHKTFTEQVKLEPFKRAMAEHSPDVWFTNLRKGQTAHRDSLDILSLGSDGVLKVSPFFYWSDTQLDGYLSEYQLPNEHKYFDPTKVLENRECGLHT
- a CDS encoding sulfate adenylyltransferase subunit 1, whose amino-acid sequence is MEVLKIATAGSVDDGKSTLIGRLLYDTHSLTDDKIEAIRNSSRKKGYDYLDFSLATDGLVAEREQGITIDVAHIYFSTAERSYIIADTPGHVEYTRNMVTGASTSQVAIILIDARKGVIEQTYRHFFINNLLRIKDVIVAVNKMDLVGYDQTVFEDIKQNFERLNANSTYAEQNVSYIPISALKGDNVVAKSNEMPWYQGETILQHLGGIESTDVNEEGEVRFSVQTVIRPKTDEFHDFRGFAGKIKGGNLKVGDQVTVLPSMTTSKIESIYFYDKGYKEAEAGSSVTITLEDEINIARGDMLVKSNELPRVEKDLTATVCWMDSKQLRPGTRYVVQHNTNRVLSKIAEVGSVIATDFSGKKASDGTLGLNEIGEVKIKLSKPIFSDSYIANKSNGSFILIDEHSNTTAGVGFIN
- a CDS encoding DUF2061 domain-containing protein — protein: MIADQLIISNKKEKASFKKDKNSESPKRSIVKSISWRAIGTLDTIIISWVITGTLTLAFSIGVVELVTKMVLYFFHERIWNTISWGK
- a CDS encoding HEPN domain-containing protein — encoded protein: MKSFRTEIENPVVEKDIIELEHKIRQFKEGNVDEEKFRSLRLARGVYGQRQQGVQMIRIKLPYGKVTSNQLLRICDVSDEYSTGRLHITTRQDIQIHYVDLERTPELWAQLEKDQVTLREACGNTVRNVTASETAGIDPNEPFDVSPYAQAIFEYFLRNPIGQEMGRKFKVSFSATDADTGLSYMHDLGFIAKIKDGQRGFKVMLGGGLGSQPRHADVLFEFLSTEKIVPMMEGVIRVFDRYGERKSRAKARMKFLIKDIGLEGFRELLQQEQKAIPIQSYPIDFENYPKVTIAEIELPQIAIEDWETFEQWKTTNIVPQRQEGYVAVGIKVLLGDFYTDKARLLAQLVQKYAAGEIRLSLRQNILIPYVKEELLPFFYQELKKLGFAEIGYNKALDITACPGTDTCNLGIASSTGIAEKLEEVIREEYPQYVNNPDVVIKISGCMNACGQHNMAHIGFQGMSVRTKDKLVAPALQVLLGGGNHGNGKGTFADKVVKIPSKRGPEALRLILNDFDSHGNGRKFEDYYATKGEHYFYDFLKHLSNVDNLTPEDFIDWGNSEKYKKEIGIGECAGVIVDLVATLFFESKEKIENAEEALQEEKWAASIYYSYQSMVNSAKALLTAEKTKTNTHSSIIKDFDKLFVQTGKVTFSPIGGMERGLGSFEDMVLQLNKTKPSEEFAKSYLEDAKAVLGQLQEFRKLELEEA
- the cysD gene encoding sulfate adenylyltransferase subunit CysD: MDTTEQKDAKVFRANALESEAIYIFREVVAQFEKPVLLFSGGKDSITLVRLAQKAFWPAKIPFPLMHIDTGHNFPETIEFRDRLVKELGVELIVRHVQDSIDQGKVIEETGKYASRNTLQTTTLLDAIEEFKFDACIGGARRDEEKARAKERIFSVRDDFGQWDEKNQRPELFDMLNGKIEIGQNVRVFPISNWTELDVWNYIEQEQIEIPSIYFAHKRNTFLRDGLIWSAEDEVVFRAQDEEVQERTVRFRTVGDMSCTAAVESTANTIEKVVAEIRESKISERGARIDDKRSEAAMEKRKQQGYF